A genomic region of Pelodiscus sinensis isolate JC-2024 chromosome 1, ASM4963464v1, whole genome shotgun sequence contains the following coding sequences:
- the LOC142830773 gene encoding olfactory receptor 52E2-like, producing the protein MSDSSRNNFTNPSTFILLGIPGLEMAHVWIAIPFCTIYAIVMLGNFSILFIVKMEPSLHEPMYYFLCMLAVADLVLSTSIVPKMLNIFWFNSREIDFSACLTQMFFIQFSLPMESGTLMAMAYDRYVAICEPLRHSTILTNSIVAKISLAVLLRGAILALPCPVLASQRPYCRTNVISEPYCSHMAVVSLACADIRASSYYGLFVLLCVMGLDVIFIALSYTQILRAIFRLPTKDARLKTFGTCGSHICAILTFYIPVLFISFMNRFGRNVPLHFHVLISNLYVLLPPMLNPIIYGVRTKQIRGRLLRLFTQKGT; encoded by the coding sequence atgtcagattccagCAGAAacaacttcaccaacccctccaccttcatcctgctgggtattcctggcctggagatggcccatgtctggatcgccatccccttctgcaccatatACGCCATAGTGATGTTGGGGAACTTTAGCATCCTGTTTATTGTGAAGatggagccgagcctccatgagcccatgtactatttcctctgcatgctggctgtcgccgacctggtcctgtccacCTCCATTGTGCCTAAAATGCTCAATAttttctggttcaattccagagaGATAGACTTCAGTGCTTgtctcacccagatgttcttcattcaatTCTCTTTACCGATGGAGTCTGGGACACTTATGGCCATGGCCtatgatcgctacgtggccatctgtgaaCCCCtcagacattccaccatcctgacaaattcCATTGTAGCCAAGATcagcctggctgtgctgctgcgtGGTGCCATACTCGCCTTGCCCTGTCCCGTCCTGGCAAGTCAGAGGCCATATTGTAGAACCAACGTCATTTCTGAGCCGTACTGCTCACACATGGCCGTGGTGAGCCTGGCCTGCGCTGACATTCGTGCGagtagttactacggcctctttgtgctACTCTGTGTGATGGGACTGGATGTCATTTTTATCGCTCTGTCCTATactcagatcctcagggccatcttccgcctccccacaaaggacgcccggctAAAGACTTTTGGGACTTGTGGCTCCCATATCTGTGCCATcttaactttttacatccctgttcTTTTCATCTCCTTCATGAACCGCTTTGGCCGGAACGTTCCCCTGCATTTCCACGTTCTCATTTCCAACTTGTATGTCTTActgccccccatgctgaaccccatcatctatggggtgaggacaAAGCAGATCCGGGGCAGGCTGCTCCGGCTCTTTACTCAAAAGGGTACCTAA